One region of Acropora muricata isolate sample 2 chromosome 13, ASM3666990v1, whole genome shotgun sequence genomic DNA includes:
- the LOC136895006 gene encoding uncharacterized protein: MYEKLIRNKTLRLNAPNTRICGAHFPGGERMSRTQLPSIFPWTSTPKERRAIKKHELPVKEKVIDLQHMNNESEPCLSTMDSTATIDTDLDLGSDTSPDSLFKDAATQTEDEQHHLREEIAILEAKIQTLEKEIHNFNTKPKFDIEDHKDIDENITFYTGFQNYETLELCFDMVKEQASNLCYSGGEKLCFPAGYNKPGSKRKLNTWQEFTMVLLRLRLGLLEKDLAERYRVSVASVSIICRTWIKFLRKELQPRCIQWPSKEQLFYYMPPTNHESLYWNHSEWSSII; the protein is encoded by the exons ATGTATGAAAAGCTgataagaaacaaaacactaaGGCTTAACGCTCCAAACACCAGGATTTGTGGAGCACATTTCCCTGGTGGAGAAAGAATGTCAAGGACACAATTACCTTCAATATTTCCATGGACATCTACTCCAAAAGAAAGAAGAGCAATCAAGAAGCACGAACTGCCAGTAAAAGAAAAAGTTATCGATTTACAACACATGAACAACGAGTCTGAACCATGTTTATCGACAATGGACAGTACAGCTACAATCGATACAGATCTAGATCTTGGTAGTGATACCAGCCCAGATTCTTTATTCAAAGATGCAGCCACCCAAACTGAAGACGAACAACATCATTTAAGAGAGGAAATCGCCATTCTTGAAGCTAAAATACAGACTCTAGAGAAAGAAATTCACAATTTTAACaccaaaccaaaatttgacattGAGGATCACAAGGACATTGATGAAAACATTACGTTTTATACTGGCTTCCAAAATTATGAAACACTTGAACTATGCTTCGATATGGTTAAGGAACAAGCTTCTAACTTATGTTATAGTGGGGGAGAGAAATTATGTTTCCCTGCAGGCTACAATAAACCAGGCAGCAAGAGAAAGCTGAACACATGGCAAGAATTTACCATGGTTCTTCTTAGACTTAGGCTGGGTTTACTGGAGAAAGACTTAGCTGAGAGATACAGAGTGTCAGTGGCTTCAGTATCCATTATTTGCAGAACATGGATAAAGTTCTTGAGAAAGGAACTGCAACCAAGATGTATACAGTGGCCTTCAAAGGAACAGCTCTTCTACTACATGCCTCCA ACCAACCATGAAAGCCTTTATTGGAATCACTCCGAATGGAGTAGTATCATTTAG
- the LOC136895007 gene encoding immunoglobulin superfamily member 10-like, whose product MTLSSMVVELDVPLLELDTWSAILCRARIENRTVLEKKHLVCDLESTETVTCSSKDLPQLGQNISWYNDGTGVKIKSEGRIELNGLSFKINRVQLDDAGTYECRGLSSTRLYTIYVNTKFTYKTPEQTLINGEPGMIRCSALGNPAPLFKWSRQDGRSLQDGRFIQLANGSLKVEPIRREDTGRYICTIKQSRGSDSISEKSQIIVAKVIVRPEVRLLGPYRPVTEGENVTLTCNIIDGVPKPELIRWLKAKFPLDGKNANLFLRSIKKDQQGTYTCEISNEGGSANGSIKVIVDIPPKLNSDLKDESVSVYLHSLSRITCTESGDPEPNVTWTKNGTYFVNNNTLIINNVTLKDAGQYGCTAKNRAGKINASVWIDVLAFPVVDVYPRNQTVLEGRPTVMSCTAKGVPPPALSWIFDKRELPSDAVISNFSHTSILQLLKTSKSMEGWYKCKAKNKAGDACSNSSLHVLEKPTVTMSSRPHPSPLEGERLTLTCQANEATKEIRWTKDDTPVNTRANIFPFGNNSTLVIEKVLTSDSGTYSCMAVNKAGSASSSVDITVTAKTTVQWYLIVGPLLAVTVLSFMVLRFWKRRIAGTCTMHFARLQNPYQHNKIRSTELKMNRECRMKTKKEG is encoded by the exons ATGACTTTGAGCTCGATGGTCGTGGAGCTCGATGTCCCCCTCCTCGAGCTCGATACCTGGAGCGCGATTTTGTGTCGTGCACGAATAG aAAACAGAACAGTGCTGGAGAAGAAACACCTCGTTTGTGACCTTGAAAGCACTGAAACCGTGACGTGTTCCAGCAAAGATCTTCCTCAGCTTGGCCAGAACATCTCATGGTATAATGACGGGACTGGTGTCAAAATCAAATCAGAGGGTAGAATAGAGTTGAATGGCCTCTCCTTCAAAATTAACAGAGTTCAGCTGGATGATGCAGGGACATACGAATGTCGAGGATTATCCAGCACTCGGCTCTACACCATTTATGTTAATA CTAAATTCACATACAAAACTCCAGAACAAACATTGATAAATGGAGAACCTGGCATGATACGTTGTAGTGCCTTGGGAAATCCTGCTCCTCTGTTTAAATGGAGCAGGCAAGACGGTCGAAGTTTGCAGGACGGGAGATTCATTCAGTTGGCAAACGGGAGCCTCAAGGTCGAGCCTATCCGGAGAGAAGATACTGGAAGATACATCTGTACCATTAAACAGTCCAGAGGATCTGATTCAATAAGTGAAAAATCTCAAATCATTGTCGCTAAAGTCATAG tgCGACCAGAAGTGCGTCTGTTGGGGCCATACCGCCCGGTTACTGAAGGAGAGAACGTTACGTTAACTTGCAACATTATTGATGGTGTCCCAAAACCTGAGCTAATCCGCTGGTTGAAAGCCAAATTTCCTTTAGATGGAAAGAACGCAAACTTGTTCCTAAGGAGCATAAAAAAGGACCAACAAGGGACTTACACCTGTGAAATAAGTAATGAAGGAGGCTCTGCAAATGGCAGCATCAAAGTCATCGTTGATA ttcCACCAAAACTGAATTCTGATCTCAAGGATGAGTCAGTGTCAGTGTACTTGCACTCTTTATCAAGAATAACATGTACTGAAAGTGGTGATCCTGAGCCAAACGTGACCTGGACTAAGAATGGAACCTATTTTGTCAATAACAACACTCTAATCATCAACAATGTTACTCTCAAAGATGCTGGCCAATATGGATGCACTGCCAAAAACAGGGCAGGAAAAATCAACGCAAGTGTTTGGATTGACGTCTTAG CCTTTCCTGTGGTTGATGTCTACCCAAGAAACCAGACTGTTCTCGAGGGAAGACCAACTGTAATGAGCTGCACTGCCAAAGGTGTCCCCCCTCCAGCATTATCGTGGATATTTGACAAAAGGGAGCTTCCCTCAGATGCTGTGATCAGTAATTTTTCTCACACATCCATTCTCCAACTGTTAAAGACATCAAAAAGCATGGAAGGATGGTACAAGTGTAAGGCAAAGAATAAAGCTGGTGACGCATGCTCAAACTCTAGTCTTCACGTCttag AAAAACCAACTGTCACGATGTCTTCAAGACCGCACCCCTCTCCATTGGAAGGTGAACGACTTACACTGACTTGCCAAGCTAATGAAGCTACTAAGGAAATACGATGGACAAAAGATGACACTCCTGTAAATACAAGGGCCAACATCTTTCCGTTTGGGAACAACAGCACTCTTGTTATTGAAAAAGTCCTGACTTCTGACAGTGGTACATATTCCTGCATGGCAGTCAACAAGGCAGGCTCTGCATCGTCTTCTGTTGATATCACAGTCACAG ctaAGACCACTGTACAGTGGTACCTCATTGTTGGCCCATTGCTTGCTGTAACAGTATTATCATTTATGGTCTTGCGCTTTTGGAAAAGACGAATTGCTGGTACATGTACAATGCATTTCGCACGCTTACAGAACCCATATCAACACAATAAAATAAGATCAACCGAATTAAAGATGAATCGTGAGTgtaggatgaaaacaaaaaaagaaggatAA